CAGTTTTCGCAGCATTGCGCCGACAAGCTGGAGGAGATGATCCTGGCCGAAGGCCCCGAGACCGTCGCCGCCTTCATCGGCGAGCCGATCCTCGGCACCGGCGGCATCGTGCCGCCGCCGGCCGGCTATTGGGAAAAGATCCAGGCGGTGCTGAAGAAGTATGACGTGCTGCTGGTCGCCGACGAGGTGGTGACGGGCTTCGGCCGGCTGGGCACCATGTTCGGCTCCGACCACTACGGCATCAAGCCGGACCTGATCACCATCGCCAAGGGCCTGACCTCGGCCTATGCGCCGCTGTCGGGGGTCATCGTCGCCGACAAGATGTGGCAGGTGCTGGTCGAGGGTTCCGACAAGCTCGGCTCGCTCGGCCATGGCTGGACCTATTCGGCGCATCCGATCTGCGTTGCCGCCGGCGTCGCCAATCTCGAACTGATCGACGAGATGGACCTGGTGACGAACGCCCGTGAGACCGGCGCCTATTTCCGCGCCGAACTCGCCAAGGCGGTCGGCAGCCACAAACATGTCGGCGACGTGCGCGGCGACGGCATGCTGGCGGCGGTCGAATTCGTCGCCGACAAGGACGACCGGGTGTTCTTCGATGCCTCGCAGAAGATCGGACCGCAGGTGGCGACAGCACTTGCCGCAAGCGGCGTCATCGGCCGCGCCATGCCGCAGGGCGACATTCTCGGCTTCGCACCACCGCTCTGCCTGACCCGCGAGGAAGCCGACATCGTCGTTTCGAAGACGGCCGATGCGGTGAAGAGCGTG
The nucleotide sequence above comes from Mesorhizobium shangrilense. Encoded proteins:
- a CDS encoding aspartate aminotransferase family protein; this encodes MLDQSNELNAWDRDHFFHPSTHMGMHARGESPTRIMAGGEGVTVWDNNGKKSLDAFAGLYCVNVGYGRQKIADAIAAQAKNLAYYHAYVGHGTEASITLANMIIDRAPKGMSRVYFGLSGSDANETNIKLIWYYNNVLGRPEKKKIISRWRGYHGSGVMTGSLTGLDLFHNAFDLPRAPILHTEAPYYFRRADRSMSEEQFSQHCADKLEEMILAEGPETVAAFIGEPILGTGGIVPPPAGYWEKIQAVLKKYDVLLVADEVVTGFGRLGTMFGSDHYGIKPDLITIAKGLTSAYAPLSGVIVADKMWQVLVEGSDKLGSLGHGWTYSAHPICVAAGVANLELIDEMDLVTNARETGAYFRAELAKAVGSHKHVGDVRGDGMLAAVEFVADKDDRVFFDASQKIGPQVATALAASGVIGRAMPQGDILGFAPPLCLTREEADIVVSKTADAVKSVFAGL